The Enhydrobacter sp. sequence CGTGGATGCCGGGCGGCTGGTTTTGCGGCGCTCGTCGACCTTGAGGGCGATGCCGCCGCGACGGCTCGACGAGACGCTCGCGGCAAGGAAGCCGGTGCTGGTTTATCAGAAGGCCCCGCAGGCGGCAGCGGCGGAATAGTCAGAGCCAGCGGCGAACCTCGGCCTTGTAGCGGCGGTAGTCGTCGCCGAACTTCGCTTCGAGATAGCGCTCCTCGCGGGCGATCACCTGCGTCTGGATCGCGATCAGCACCAACGGGAGCAAGGCGAAGGCGATCGGCCCGTCAAAGCCGATCGCAAGGCCGGCATAGACAAGCGCCATGCCGAGATACATGGGGTTGCGGGTCCACCGATAGGGACCGGTCGTTGCGATGAGGGTCGTTGGCTGCGACGGCGGAATGTTGGTGCCCAGCCGCCGAAACAGCCCCGCCGCCGCAAGCATCATCGCCGCGCCGGCAACGAACAGCAGCGCGCCCGTCGCGACCAGCAACCGCCAGTCGATGCCGAAAGAGCGCAGGGTGACGAACCGCTCCGCCGCCAGCCCCAACAGCAGCGCTCCCAGATAGACGAAGGGCGGAGGGAAGCGCAC is a genomic window containing:
- a CDS encoding isoprenylcysteine carboxylmethyltransferase family protein encodes the protein MAVESDSAGVRFPPPFVYLGALLLGLAAERFVTLRSFGIDWRLLVATGALLFVAGAAMMLAAAGLFRRLGTNIPPSQPTTLIATTGPYRWTRNPMYLGMALVYAGLAIGFDGPIAFALLPLVLIAIQTQVIAREERYLEAKFGDDYRRYKAEVRRWL